The following proteins come from a genomic window of Mariniflexile sp. TRM1-10:
- a CDS encoding S41 family peptidase, with protein sequence MPYKKKYLPLIIGVAIAAGIFIGGKLNFSDVPDKLFSKNSKKDKLNRLIDYIDYDYVDDINTDSIVDVTVNGILENLDPHSVYIPKEDMQSVAESMKGDFVGIGISFYPYRDSIAVIRAIEGGPSDKAGIKGGDRIVMADGDTLFGNKLKDGELIKKLKGPLNSKVNLKVFRKGQSKLLDFTVKRSHIPIKSVDAAYMLTKKLGYIKINRFAESTYKEFKKGLDKLLDLGATEIALDLRDNPGGFLGIAEQIADEFLEDDKLILFTKNKRGNVEKSFATDKGDFENGKLYVLINENSASASEIVAGALQDNDKGTIVGRRSYGKGLVQREMDLGDGSAVRLTVSRYYTPTGRSIQRPYNKGNKDYYDEYFERLDSGELLDPEKIHVADSLKYKTPKGKIVYGGGGIIPDVFVPIDNSMQNETLTFLQRRGFMGYFIFETLEKDRMFYGDISRQDFIDVFEVPTKMVYDFQEYLNKRTESKLTFVAYHDEVKQYLKATLADQLYGAGAFEEVFNQRDIMIEEVIELSEGGE encoded by the coding sequence ATGCCATATAAAAAGAAATATTTACCCTTAATAATAGGTGTAGCCATTGCTGCGGGCATTTTTATTGGAGGCAAGCTGAATTTTAGCGATGTGCCCGATAAATTATTTTCAAAAAACAGCAAAAAGGATAAGCTCAACAGACTTATAGACTATATAGATTACGATTATGTAGACGATATTAATACCGATAGTATTGTAGACGTTACCGTAAATGGCATTTTAGAAAATTTGGATCCACATTCAGTGTATATTCCCAAAGAAGATATGCAAAGTGTTGCGGAAAGCATGAAAGGAGATTTTGTTGGTATTGGTATTAGTTTTTATCCATATCGAGATTCCATAGCCGTTATTAGAGCCATAGAAGGTGGGCCAAGTGACAAAGCTGGTATTAAAGGTGGCGATCGCATTGTGATGGCCGATGGCGATACGCTGTTTGGTAATAAGTTGAAAGATGGCGAATTGATAAAAAAACTAAAAGGTCCATTAAACAGTAAAGTCAACTTAAAGGTATTTAGAAAGGGCCAATCAAAATTGTTGGATTTCACAGTGAAACGTTCTCACATTCCAATAAAAAGCGTGGATGCTGCTTATATGCTTACCAAAAAATTAGGGTATATAAAAATTAACCGTTTTGCCGAAAGCACCTATAAAGAATTTAAAAAAGGTTTGGATAAACTTCTAGACTTAGGAGCGACAGAAATTGCCCTTGATTTACGTGACAACCCAGGTGGTTTTTTGGGCATTGCCGAACAAATTGCAGATGAGTTTTTGGAAGATGATAAATTGATTTTGTTCACAAAAAACAAACGAGGTAATGTTGAAAAAAGTTTCGCCACCGATAAGGGAGATTTTGAAAACGGCAAACTTTATGTATTAATAAACGAAAACTCAGCATCTGCAAGTGAAATTGTTGCGGGTGCATTGCAGGATAATGATAAAGGTACTATTGTTGGACGTCGTTCGTATGGTAAAGGGTTGGTGCAACGCGAAATGGATTTGGGCGATGGAAGTGCGGTGAGACTAACCGTATCAAGATACTACACCCCAACAGGGCGTTCTATTCAACGGCCATACAATAAGGGAAATAAAGATTATTACGATGAATATTTTGAAAGATTGGATAGCGGTGAGCTTTTGGATCCAGAAAAAATCCACGTTGCCGATTCTTTAAAATACAAAACCCCAAAAGGGAAAATTGTATATGGCGGAGGCGGTATTATACCAGACGTGTTTGTGCCTATAGATAACAGCATGCAAAACGAAACCCTTACCTTTTTACAACGTCGTGGGTTTATGGGGTATTTTATTTTTGAAACCTTAGAAAAAGACAGGATGTTTTACGGCGATATTTCTAGACAGGATTTTATTGATGTTTTTGAGGTCCCAACGAAGATGGTCTATGATTTTCAAGAATATTTAAATAAAAGAACCGAATCTAAATTAACCTTCGTGGCGTATCACGATGAGGTAAAGCAATATCTAAAGGCAACATTGGCCGACCAACTTTATGGTGCGGGTGCTTTTGAGGAAGTTTTCAATCAACGCGATATTATGATTGAAGAGGTTATTGAGTTGAGTGAGGGGGGGGAATAG
- a CDS encoding HupE/UreJ family protein, with protein sequence MFENFWFNVQYGINHVLDIKAYDHVLFLIVLTVPYLFKDWKRVLLLVTMFTLGHTLSLVLAVYNIVSVKAVMVEFLIPITILIVALFNVFTSGKGAQKEKVGVLFLSTLFFGLIHGLGFAREFKMLLGDSDSKLVLLLEFALGIELAQIIIVFVVLLLGYIMQTIFRFNKRDWIMVISAIVVGLVIPMILNSDFLA encoded by the coding sequence ATGTTCGAAAATTTTTGGTTCAACGTTCAATATGGCATCAACCACGTCCTTGATATAAAAGCCTACGACCACGTATTATTTCTTATTGTTTTAACCGTTCCATATTTGTTTAAAGATTGGAAACGCGTGTTATTATTAGTAACCATGTTTACCTTGGGGCATACGCTATCATTAGTTTTAGCAGTGTATAATATTGTTAGTGTTAAAGCGGTTATGGTGGAGTTTTTGATACCTATAACCATACTAATTGTAGCGCTTTTTAATGTGTTTACTTCGGGTAAAGGTGCCCAAAAAGAAAAAGTAGGCGTCTTGTTTTTGTCAACCCTTTTCTTTGGTTTAATACACGGTTTAGGTTTTGCTCGGGAGTTTAAGATGCTATTGGGCGATTCCGATAGTAAATTAGTGCTATTGCTAGAGTTCGCTTTAGGGATCGAATTGGCTCAAATAATCATTGTATTTGTGGTTTTACTATTAGGTTATATTATGCAAACCATATTTAGGTTTAATAAGCGTGACTGGATTATGGTCATCTCTGCCATCGTAGTTGGATTGGTTATTCCTATGATACTTAACAGCGATTTTCTGGCTTAG
- a CDS encoding deoxycytidylate deaminase, producing MPEKKQLKYDKAYLRIAQEWGKLSYCKRRQVGALIVKDRMIISDGYNGTPSGFENFCEDDAGYTKWYVLHAEANAILKVAASTQSCKGATLYITMSPCKECSKLIHQAGIVKVVYHIAYKDDSGLEFLKKAGIELKQIEDLRA from the coding sequence ATGCCAGAAAAGAAACAGCTTAAATACGATAAAGCCTACTTAAGGATAGCACAAGAATGGGGAAAATTATCGTATTGCAAACGTAGGCAAGTAGGTGCGCTTATAGTAAAAGATAGAATGATAATTTCAGACGGGTACAACGGTACGCCATCAGGATTTGAAAATTTTTGTGAAGACGATGCGGGATACACCAAATGGTATGTATTACACGCCGAAGCAAACGCTATTTTAAAAGTAGCGGCATCAACCCAATCCTGCAAAGGTGCGACACTTTACATAACCATGTCGCCATGCAAAGAGTGTAGCAAGCTCATCCATCAAGCAGGTATTGTAAAAGTGGTATATCATATAGCTTATAAAGACGATTCTGGATTAGAATTCTTAAAAAAAGCAGGAATTGAGTTAAAACAAATTGAAGATCTACGAGCCTAA
- a CDS encoding CBS domain-containing protein, whose product MGIKSFLASRKNQQNTCVDLPIKVSDYMSTNLITFKSEELIEKVIDSLIKNRISGGPVVNDEHELIGIISEGDCIKQISESRYHNLPMENNTVEKCMVKNVETIDGNMNIFDAANKFLESKRRRFPIVENGKLVGQISQKDILKAALALKGHTW is encoded by the coding sequence ATGGGAATTAAAAGTTTTTTAGCCTCTCGAAAAAATCAGCAGAATACCTGTGTAGATTTGCCTATTAAGGTTAGTGACTACATGTCTACAAACCTGATAACCTTTAAGTCTGAGGAACTCATAGAAAAAGTGATTGATTCCTTAATTAAAAACAGAATTTCTGGTGGTCCGGTCGTAAACGATGAGCATGAATTAATTGGTATTATATCTGAAGGCGATTGTATTAAACAAATAAGTGAAAGCAGGTACCACAATTTGCCTATGGAAAATAATACTGTTGAAAAATGTATGGTGAAAAATGTTGAAACCATTGATGGGAACATGAATATTTTTGATGCTGCAAATAAATTTCTAGAATCAAAACGCAGACGTTTTCCTATTGTTGAAAACGGAAAATTGGTAGGTCAAATAAGTCAGAAAGACATTTTAAAAGCAGCCCTTGCCTTAAAAGGACATACATGGTAG
- a CDS encoding NAD-dependent epimerase/dehydratase family protein, with the protein MKSKILMIGACGQIGSELTLKLRRLFGEENVIASDISYSNLDVVNSGIFEIVDAQNYASIKVCVEKYKIDTIYLMAAILSATGEKYPMKAWDLNMESLFHVLNLARAKFIKKVFWPSSIAVFGATTPKEFTPQYTIMEPSTVYGITKQVGERWCEYYHKKYDVDVRSLRYPGIISWKTLPGGGTTDYAVEIYHKAITDGFYDCFLTEETELPMMFMDDAIKATIDIMTANKDAVKIRSSYNLAAISFTPKELAESIKKHIPGFKITYTPDYRQDIANSWPKSINDSYAREDWKWKHQFNIEDITKEMLLQLNKKYGASLNKSK; encoded by the coding sequence ATGAAGTCGAAAATATTAATGATTGGTGCTTGCGGTCAAATTGGGTCAGAATTAACACTTAAACTTAGGCGGTTGTTTGGTGAGGAAAATGTTATTGCCAGCGATATTAGTTACAGTAATTTAGACGTTGTTAATTCGGGTATTTTCGAAATTGTTGATGCGCAAAACTACGCAAGCATTAAAGTGTGTGTTGAAAAGTATAAGATTGATACCATTTATTTAATGGCAGCCATTTTAAGTGCAACGGGCGAAAAATATCCCATGAAAGCTTGGGACTTAAACATGGAATCGTTGTTTCATGTGCTAAACTTGGCCCGAGCGAAATTTATAAAAAAAGTATTTTGGCCATCGAGCATTGCCGTATTTGGCGCCACTACACCTAAAGAGTTTACGCCACAATATACTATTATGGAGCCATCTACTGTTTATGGTATTACCAAACAAGTTGGCGAACGCTGGTGTGAATACTATCATAAAAAATATGATGTAGACGTTCGCAGTTTACGCTACCCGGGCATTATTAGCTGGAAAACATTGCCAGGTGGCGGTACAACCGATTATGCGGTAGAAATTTACCATAAAGCTATAACCGATGGTTTCTATGATTGCTTTTTAACTGAAGAGACCGAACTCCCCATGATGTTTATGGACGACGCTATAAAAGCCACCATAGATATTATGACGGCCAATAAAGATGCTGTAAAGATAAGATCGTCGTATAATTTGGCAGCTATTAGTTTTACACCAAAAGAGCTTGCCGAATCCATAAAAAAACACATACCGGGATTTAAAATTACATACACACCAGATTACAGACAGGATATAGCCAATAGTTGGCCAAAGAGTATTAACGATTCTTATGCAAGAGAAGATTGGAAATGGAAGCACCAATTCAATATTGAAGACATCACCAAAGAGATGCTTTTGCAACTCAATAAAAAATATGGCGCATCGTTAAACAAATCTAAATAA
- a CDS encoding FAD-dependent oxidoreductase — MFDALIIGGGAAGLQCALVLGSAKGKPFSENKHIGIIAHQKTSHLQTALFNNVLGLTPGTTGESILNSGKAQLKSLYPHVKQIENEKVLELSKTEDVFNIKTNKHTYKSKLVVVAVGYTNLMTIKGLEPYIEPHPRAAIEKNRIWLKNIDHLVDENLYVAGSLAGWRSQFAICAGSGAHVATDILTLWNGGKHVKVHDKIG, encoded by the coding sequence ATGTTTGATGCCTTAATAATAGGTGGCGGAGCCGCAGGTTTACAATGCGCTTTAGTGCTGGGATCTGCTAAAGGCAAACCCTTTTCTGAAAACAAGCATATTGGCATCATTGCACATCAAAAAACATCGCATTTACAAACCGCTCTATTTAACAATGTGCTTGGTTTAACGCCTGGAACTACAGGAGAATCTATTTTAAATTCAGGTAAAGCACAATTAAAGTCCTTATATCCACATGTTAAACAGATTGAAAACGAAAAAGTTTTAGAGCTATCAAAAACTGAAGATGTTTTCAACATAAAAACCAACAAACACACTTATAAATCCAAACTGGTTGTAGTTGCGGTAGGCTACACCAATTTAATGACTATAAAAGGTTTGGAACCATACATTGAACCCCATCCGCGGGCAGCGATTGAAAAAAACCGCATTTGGCTAAAAAACATTGACCACTTAGTGGATGAGAATCTATATGTTGCTGGCTCGTTGGCAGGTTGGCGCAGTCAGTTTGCTATTTGTGCAGGCAGTGGCGCCCATGTTGCTACTGATATTTTAACCCTTTGGAATGGCGGGAAGCATGTGAAGGTGCATGATAAGATTGGTTAA
- a CDS encoding MarC family protein: MQLNFKEIFTAFMVLFAVVDIVGNIPIIIDLRKKVGHINSRKAAIISGVIMVSFLFLGKSILTLIGIDVNSFAVAGSFILFFIALEMILGITLYKHEDHTADTASVFPLAFPLIAGPGSLTTLLSLRAEFETENIIVAIILNVIVIFIVLKTSRTIERFLGQNGISIIRKVFGVVLLAIAVKLFAHNIKALFEII, encoded by the coding sequence ATGCAACTTAATTTTAAAGAAATATTTACTGCTTTTATGGTATTATTTGCTGTAGTAGATATTGTTGGCAATATTCCCATAATAATAGATTTACGAAAAAAAGTAGGTCATATTAACAGCAGGAAAGCCGCCATTATTTCGGGAGTTATCATGGTGTCATTCCTATTTTTGGGTAAAAGTATTTTAACCCTCATTGGTATTGATGTAAACTCGTTTGCCGTAGCTGGGTCGTTTATTTTATTTTTTATTGCGTTGGAAATGATTTTGGGCATCACACTTTATAAACATGAAGATCACACTGCAGACACTGCCTCGGTATTTCCGTTGGCATTCCCGCTTATTGCCGGTCCCGGCAGTTTAACAACACTCTTATCACTACGAGCTGAATTTGAAACCGAAAATATTATAGTAGCCATTATATTAAACGTTATTGTTATTTTTATTGTTTTAAAAACATCTAGAACCATCGAACGCTTTTTAGGGCAAAACGGCATTAGCATTATTAGAAAAGTATTTGGCGTGGTATTATTAGCCATTGCTGTTAAACTGTTTGCCCATAATATTAAAGCACTATTTGAAATTATTTAA
- a CDS encoding DUF2335 domain-containing protein, with product MSEALDPINEEEENDIPQEIQEILNDPEISDEKKEKIISVLTIKRSFSGPLPSPEVLQQYNNVVKDGAERVVKMAENQSKHRMDLEDFAIKGQIKQSGRGQIFGFTLALLCIASTVYLATEGYETLAIALGTTTVIGLASIFVLGKIFQSKDKE from the coding sequence ATGTCAGAAGCTTTAGACCCAATCAATGAGGAGGAAGAAAATGACATTCCTCAAGAAATTCAAGAAATATTAAATGACCCTGAAATTTCTGACGAGAAAAAGGAAAAAATAATATCTGTCCTTACAATTAAGAGAAGTTTTAGTGGACCATTACCTTCACCTGAAGTTTTGCAACAGTATAATAATGTAGTAAAAGATGGTGCTGAACGTGTTGTGAAAATGGCAGAAAACCAATCTAAACATCGAATGGATTTAGAAGATTTCGCTATAAAAGGACAAATAAAACAAAGTGGTAGAGGTCAAATTTTTGGTTTTACATTAGCTCTACTTTGTATTGCCTCTACTGTTTATTTAGCGACAGAAGGTTATGAAACTCTTGCAATAGCATTAGGAACTACAACTGTAATTGGTCTTGCTAGCATCTTTGTTTTAGGCAAAATTTTCCAATCTAAAGATAAAGAATAA